The nucleotide sequence CAGCAGCAGCACGCAGGGGTCGGGACTGGGCAGCGGGCGGCTCTCGATGCTGGCGTGCAGGTGCGGGGTGCGGCGGCGCACGGCGAGCAGATGGCGCAGCCCCGCGTTCATGCGGGCAGCGGGCAGTGTGGGGTCGGCCTGAATCGCCTTTGCCAGCGCCCAGTCCATGCGCGGGCGGTGAACCCAGCGGTTGTCGGCGGCGTGTTCGGGGGTGTCGGCAAAAGCGTAGTCGTTAAGCAGCGCCAACTCGTCGCCCATGTAGAGCAGCGGCACCCCGCCGAAGCCCAGCATCAGCGTGTGGAGGAGCAGCAGGCGGCCCAGGGCGTCGTCTACCCGCGCCGGGTCGTCACTTTCGAGTGCCTGTTCCAGTCCGGCGAGGCTGGCGGCGGTGCCCGAAATGCGGCGGTCGCCCGTCTGCGGGTTGTGCTGAAAGACCAGGCCCCGCGCAAAACTGCCCGCAAAGTCGCCGCTGTAGAAATCCGACAGAAAGCGGCGGTGCTCGGGTCCGCTCAGGCCCACCCTCGCCGCGTCCTCGTCGGAAACGGCCCAGCCGATGTCGTCGTGACAGCGCACGTAGCTGCCCCAGGTCGTGTTGGTCGGTTTGGGCGGAAAAGCCGTGAGCGCCGCCGACAGCAACCGCACGTCCCGCGAGGCGAGCGCACTCCACATCTGCACCATCAGCGAGTTGTGGTAGGCCATGTCCGACACCCGCCCGTGGTGGTCGCGCGAGCCGAGGTAATGAATCAGGTCGCCCGGCGCCACAATCGCCTCGGCCTTGAACGCCACCGCCGGGGCCACCACGCGGGTCGCCGCCCGCAGCGCGTGGGTGAGCCGGTGGACTTCGGGCTGGTTCTGGCAATCGGTGCCCAGCCGCTTCCACAAAAAAGCGATGGCGTCGAGCCGGAAGACCTCCACTCCCCGGTTGGCGAGGTACAGAATCAGGTCGAGGTACTCACGGAACACGGC is from Deinococcus wulumuqiensis R12 and encodes:
- a CDS encoding alpha-amylase family protein, producing the protein MLTPDLTARLRPAFDDDREADTFLLRLERYGPELADNLRAVYGERADALLAELLEVMLHAYHARPADLRRLDEARLLRPDWLQAPDMVGYVAYADRFAGTLRGVGEQVGYLQDLGVKYLHLMPLLRPRDGENDGGYAVQDYRAVRGDLGSIDDLSALARELRGKGISLVLDLVLNHVAEEHEWAARARAGEAAYRDYFHVYPDRTQPDAFEQTLPEVFPDFAPGNFTWDEALQGWVWTTFNRYQWDVNWSNPAVFREYLDLILYLANRGVEVFRLDAIAFLWKRLGTDCQNQPEVHRLTHALRAATRVVAPAVAFKAEAIVAPGDLIHYLGSRDHHGRVSDMAYHNSLMVQMWSALASRDVRLLSAALTAFPPKPTNTTWGSYVRCHDDIGWAVSDEDAARVGLSGPEHRRFLSDFYSGDFAGSFARGLVFQHNPQTGDRRISGTAASLAGLEQALESDDPARVDDALGRLLLLHTLMLGFGGVPLLYMGDELALLNDYAFADTPEHAADNRWVHRPRMDWALAKAIQADPTLPAARMNAGLRHLLAVRRRTPHLHASIESRPLPSPDPCVLLLRREHPLGVMVQVYNFSEHRIQFPAHVLREQLGDGARDLLSANHFHLTRPTLTLSPFRALWLVGAEA